AAAATGCAATTTTCGTCCCGTCCGGTGACCAGGCAGGGATACCGTCAACAGAAGGATCATTCGTCAGCCGGGTCCGGTCGGATCCATCGGCGTTCATTACATAGATCTCACGGTTTCCATCACGTTCGCTTTCGAACGCAATTTTCGTCCCGTCCGGTGACCAGTCCGGCCGCCAATCCTGTGCGGGATCGGTCGTCAGCCGGGTCCGCTCGGATCCATCCATATTCATTACATAGATATCCCAGTTTCCATCCTGATTGGAGGCAAATACGATTTTTTCGTCCGCTGCCATACACGGCATACACACCAGACCGAGTGAAATCAGTACAATGCCCGTGATTATTTTCCATTTTCTGTTCATAGGTCACCTCCTTTCTTGTCCTCCGGAGAAGAGCAGGATCTTTTTTCCTCTCCCCGGACCGTCTCAGAACTGATCCCAGATATATTTGACGAATATTTAAATATATTTGGAGAATTTTATAAATCAATCACTTTTACTACCCCGGAGATTACCATTAAGAGCAGGCACCGGTACGGATGCTTGCGGGAGAGGAGCGGAGTCGGACGGTGCGGTGGGGCGGAATGGTTGGAGAATACCGGAGGGAGGAATAATCAGGGATGCGGTGGAGGGATTGTATGCAGACCTGTCCCGATTGCCATAAGGAATGGCCCGAACTCCTGCCCGGCCTCCTCCGCCTCCGTCTTGTTCCGATGGTTCAGCGGCTCCTCAGAATGAAGAACTCGTAGCCGTACTCTTCTTTGTGCTCCCGGTGCATCCCGATCTCCCGCTCCGAGAACGCGACCAGCGCTTCCGCGCCGTGATCTCCGGCTGCCGCTGCATTCAGGTCGGGCAATCGTTCGAGGAGCGGCGAATAGTAATCATCCCACCACACGGATGCGGGGAGCGGGAAGGTCGCGACAACCTCGTAGCCGGCATTCTCAGCGATCACACAGTTTTCCGGGACCGTTGTTATCGCCGGGTAGCACTCGTTCCAGAACGCCGCCGCCCCAGGCGTTGGCTGATCGGTGAACCAGACCGCTTCGGTCAGGCAGAGGTCGCCGCCCGGCCGGAGAAGCCGCTTCCACATCTTAAGTCCCTCCCCGAACCCCACGACGAAGATAGAGCTCTCCGCCCAGAGG
Above is a genomic segment from Methanoculleus sp. SDB containing:
- a CDS encoding SAM-dependent methyltransferase codes for the protein MDISFIFTIHEGLPRQGPGSNECTRKAFFMLKNLPERPKILDIGCGAGMQTIELARICRDCRITAVDIHQPYLDDLARKARAAGVGERNTTLQASMDDLPFEDAAFDVLWAESSIFVVGFGEGLKMWKRLLRPGGDLCLTEAVWFTDQPTPGAAAFWNECYPAITTVPENCVIAENAGYEVVATFPLPASVWWDDYYSPLLERLPDLNAAAAGDHGAEALVAFSEREIGMHREHKEEYGYEFFILRSR